A stretch of Natronococcus sp. CG52 DNA encodes these proteins:
- the moaA gene encoding GTP 3',8-cyclase MoaA, translating to MLTDEFGREVTGVRISLTDRCNFDCIYCHNEGLGDTRGPMDPQDDEMTADDVVRFLEVAAEFGVDSVKFTGGEPMLRQDLEEIIERTPDQMEVSLTTNGTFLPGRAEDLVDAGLERVNVSQDALDPEDFAAVTKSGAYEKVLEGVDAALEAGLDPVKLNMVVFEHTAGYVPEMVDHVAENEGLQLQLIEYMPELTGKPEWNIDIQRVHDWLAEQADEIERREMHDRKRYWVSSDNGDGRGMVEIVDPVENPTFCANCHRVRVTHQGYLKGCLNRNDDLRPMGEMSKAEIREAYREVVANRVPYYGEYMIKNDDDEWEVNDEYIEEYAEV from the coding sequence ATGCTCACCGACGAGTTCGGGCGCGAGGTGACTGGGGTTCGGATCTCGCTCACCGATCGGTGCAACTTCGACTGCATCTACTGTCACAACGAGGGGCTCGGAGACACCCGTGGTCCGATGGATCCACAGGACGACGAGATGACCGCCGACGACGTCGTTCGCTTCCTCGAGGTTGCCGCCGAGTTCGGCGTCGACTCGGTCAAGTTCACCGGCGGCGAACCCATGCTCCGACAGGATCTCGAGGAGATCATCGAACGCACGCCCGACCAGATGGAGGTCTCACTGACGACGAACGGCACGTTTCTCCCCGGCCGGGCCGAGGACCTCGTCGACGCAGGCTTAGAGCGAGTCAACGTCTCCCAGGACGCGCTCGATCCCGAGGACTTCGCCGCCGTGACCAAGAGCGGCGCGTACGAGAAGGTACTCGAGGGCGTCGACGCCGCGCTCGAGGCCGGACTCGACCCGGTCAAACTCAATATGGTCGTCTTCGAGCACACGGCGGGTTACGTGCCGGAGATGGTCGACCACGTCGCGGAAAACGAGGGACTGCAGCTGCAACTGATCGAGTACATGCCCGAACTCACCGGCAAGCCGGAGTGGAACATCGACATCCAGCGGGTCCACGACTGGCTCGCCGAGCAGGCCGACGAGATCGAACGCCGCGAGATGCACGACCGGAAACGGTACTGGGTCAGTAGCGACAACGGCGACGGGCGAGGGATGGTCGAGATCGTCGACCCCGTCGAGAACCCCACCTTCTGCGCGAACTGCCACCGCGTCCGGGTCACCCACCAGGGCTACCTGAAGGGCTGTCTCAACCGCAACGACGACCTTCGGCCGATGGGCGAGATGTCCAAGGCCGAGATCCGCGAGGCCTACCGCGAGGTCGTCGCGAACAGGGTCCCCTACTACGGCGAGTACATGATCAAGAACGACGACGACGAGTGGGAGGTCAACGACGAGTACATCGAGGAGTACGCCGAGGTGTAG
- a CDS encoding DUF7519 family protein has protein sequence MTEITRRPAVRSSVVAGLAGLVTVFAAGIGTPGGLAFAAFGFVILAAGLGRGHRRAVDAGGIVLFFGVVAGGIETLAVEPTVVGTVATVVAWDVGHGAVDLGDQLGREAETSRLEAVQIVSSLLVGLLSGTAGYAVYVVGGEGQPIAAVVLLVVAAVLIVVGFGSRRSKGSTSGRRNRPHRR, from the coding sequence ATGACCGAGATCACGCGCCGGCCGGCGGTCCGTTCGAGCGTCGTCGCGGGTCTCGCCGGCCTCGTCACCGTCTTCGCCGCCGGGATCGGGACGCCCGGCGGACTCGCGTTCGCCGCATTCGGGTTCGTGATCCTTGCCGCCGGCCTGGGACGCGGCCACCGCCGGGCGGTCGACGCCGGGGGGATCGTGCTCTTCTTCGGCGTCGTCGCAGGCGGGATCGAGACGCTCGCGGTCGAGCCGACCGTCGTCGGAACGGTCGCGACGGTCGTCGCCTGGGACGTCGGTCACGGCGCCGTCGACCTCGGCGATCAGCTCGGCCGGGAAGCCGAGACGAGCCGGCTCGAGGCGGTGCAAATCGTCTCGAGTCTGCTAGTCGGCCTGCTGTCGGGGACGGCCGGTTACGCGGTCTACGTCGTCGGAGGCGAGGGACAGCCGATCGCTGCAGTAGTGCTGCTGGTGGTCGCAGCGGTACTCATCGTCGTCGGATTCGGCAGCCGGCGGTCGAAGGGTTCGACATCGGGTCGGCGAAACCGACCACACAGGCGCTGA
- a CDS encoding GNAT family N-acetyltransferase: MSVNIDSRVVTSGSDDHVDEAWQLKEAINRQEGVLKQRYDFFTSAYRRSTVYCYLQEDELVGFAAVRRDGYILFLAVSPDCRGQGLGKRLVARVADEHDTITCHARTSNENALQFYEHLGFEIKRRIDNYYEDGGDAYYLKLGSDAGLADRISELVRR; the protein is encoded by the coding sequence GTGAGCGTCAACATCGACAGTCGCGTCGTCACTTCGGGGAGTGACGATCACGTCGACGAAGCCTGGCAGCTCAAGGAAGCGATAAACCGCCAGGAGGGGGTCCTCAAACAGCGGTACGATTTCTTTACCAGCGCGTACCGCCGCTCGACGGTCTACTGCTACCTGCAGGAGGACGAACTCGTGGGGTTCGCGGCCGTCCGACGGGACGGCTACATTCTCTTTCTCGCCGTCTCCCCGGACTGTCGAGGGCAGGGGCTCGGGAAACGGCTCGTCGCCCGCGTCGCGGACGAGCACGATACGATCACCTGTCACGCCCGGACGAGCAACGAGAACGCGTTACAGTTCTACGAACACCTCGGCTTCGAGATCAAGCGCCGGATCGACAACTACTACGAGGACGGCGGCGACGCCTACTACCTGAAACTGGGTTCGGACGCCGGCCTCGCCGACCGCATCTCCGAACTCGTGCGGCGCTGA
- a CDS encoding helix-turn-helix domain-containing protein produces the protein MSTIAELTVPAEEFALWQTLDATTGLGVEIERVIAYDPDRVMPYVWLLGDESTLEDADDALATDSSVERAELLSDLGDERLYAMDWTDDVTVVLQLLTGDRSTVLDATVEDTQWRFRALFPERDVLSRTYEFATDQGVSIELQKIHRLDETRHSRFDLTDAQHETLVSALDHGYYDIPRTIDMEGLSSELGISHQALSERLRRAHRSLVEEAVGVADSEVDE, from the coding sequence ATGAGTACCATCGCCGAACTCACCGTTCCCGCCGAGGAGTTCGCACTGTGGCAGACGCTCGATGCCACGACCGGTCTCGGCGTCGAGATCGAGCGCGTCATCGCCTACGATCCCGACCGCGTCATGCCCTACGTCTGGCTTCTCGGCGACGAGTCGACGCTCGAGGACGCCGACGACGCCCTCGCGACGGATTCGAGCGTCGAGCGGGCCGAACTGCTCTCCGATCTCGGTGACGAGCGCCTGTACGCGATGGACTGGACCGACGACGTCACCGTCGTCCTCCAGTTGCTGACCGGAGACCGGTCGACGGTACTCGACGCCACGGTCGAGGACACGCAGTGGCGCTTTCGCGCGCTCTTCCCGGAACGAGACGTGCTGTCCCGGACCTACGAGTTCGCGACGGATCAGGGAGTGTCGATCGAACTCCAGAAGATCCACCGACTCGACGAGACCCGCCACAGTCGCTTCGATCTGACCGACGCCCAGCACGAGACGCTGGTCTCGGCGCTGGATCACGGCTACTACGACATCCCGCGAACGATCGATATGGAGGGACTGTCGAGCGAACTCGGAATTTCGCATCAGGCGCTGTCCGAGCGGTTGCGGCGGGCACATCGATCTCTCGTCGAGGAGGCGGTCGGCGTCGCCGACTCCGAGGTCGACGAGTGA
- the priS gene encoding DNA primase small subunit PriS produces the protein MEERTRAYLRGRFRDHYRRTEITPPPEANEREWGFIPWTEGPGTTMVRHRSLLELGDLSEFLVRKRPRHVYFSAGRYRDPGAGSMSEKEWRSSDLVFDLDADHLPRVTLGEDSYAEMLSKCKTALLRLLDFLEDDFGFEELEIVFSGGRGYHVHVRDESVLYLDREHRREIVDYVRGIGLEFEELIETETVAGLGRKTPTERRRLRTEGGWGARTHDHFMAFVDELLELEEDDALERLQAFDGIGEGKATATLNAARNNREQLEAGNVTVHTAVSQLAERFAQRAVDRDNAPIDEPVTTDTNRLIRLPGSLHGGSGLETVRLGRDELDDFEPLVDAVPETFTGHEITVDVTDGGEVELGGDIFTVSEGDQSLPEYVAVFLMARGRAEKEKE, from the coding sequence ATGGAAGAGCGAACGCGGGCCTACCTTCGCGGCCGATTTCGTGATCACTACCGACGGACGGAGATCACGCCGCCGCCCGAGGCCAACGAGCGAGAGTGGGGGTTCATTCCCTGGACCGAGGGACCGGGGACGACGATGGTCCGGCACCGTTCGCTGCTCGAGTTAGGCGATCTCTCCGAGTTTCTCGTCCGGAAGCGACCGCGCCACGTCTACTTCTCCGCCGGGCGCTACCGCGATCCGGGCGCGGGGTCGATGAGCGAGAAGGAGTGGCGCTCGTCGGATCTGGTCTTCGACCTGGACGCCGACCACCTGCCGCGGGTCACGCTCGGCGAGGACTCCTACGCCGAGATGCTCTCGAAGTGTAAGACCGCCCTCCTCCGGCTGCTCGACTTTCTCGAGGACGACTTCGGGTTCGAGGAGCTGGAGATCGTCTTCTCGGGCGGCCGGGGCTACCACGTTCACGTCCGCGACGAGAGCGTGCTCTACTTGGACCGGGAGCACCGCCGCGAGATCGTCGACTACGTCCGCGGTATCGGCCTCGAGTTCGAGGAGCTGATCGAGACCGAGACCGTCGCGGGACTCGGTCGGAAGACGCCGACCGAGCGCCGCCGTCTTCGGACCGAAGGCGGGTGGGGCGCGCGGACCCACGACCACTTCATGGCGTTTGTCGACGAGCTGCTCGAACTCGAGGAAGACGACGCCCTCGAGCGCTTACAGGCGTTCGACGGCATCGGCGAAGGAAAGGCGACGGCGACGCTGAACGCCGCCCGCAACAACCGCGAACAGCTCGAGGCGGGCAACGTCACCGTCCACACCGCGGTCTCTCAGCTGGCCGAGCGCTTCGCTCAGCGGGCGGTCGACCGGGACAACGCGCCGATCGACGAGCCGGTAACGACCGACACGAACCGACTCATCCGTCTGCCCGGGAGTCTCCACGGCGGGAGCGGGCTCGAGACGGTTCGCCTCGGGCGCGACGAGCTCGACGACTTCGAGCCGCTCGTCGACGCCGTTCCGGAGACGTTCACGGGCCACGAGATTACCGTCGACGTCACCGACGGTGGCGAGGTCGAACTCGGGGGCGATATCTTTACGGTCTCGGAGGGTGACCAGTCACTCCCGGAGTACGTTGCCGTGTTTCTCATGGCGCGCGGGAGAGCTGAAAAGGAAAAAGAATGA
- a CDS encoding 30S ribosomal protein S13, translating to MSEEEPQEQEDEDLQYFVRIGQTDLDGTKSVERSLSEMNGIGRRTARIIANEAGVDRTATFGRLDDDVIDEVVETVENYADEVPNWLNNRQHDFYSGETSHEIGNDLQLTRQHDINRMKMIDSYKGSRHKRGQKVRGQRTKSTGRTEGTIGVNVEEIREEQAEEAAAEEDDE from the coding sequence ATGAGCGAGGAAGAACCTCAAGAACAAGAGGACGAAGACCTTCAGTACTTCGTCCGCATCGGTCAAACCGACCTCGACGGGACGAAGTCCGTCGAGCGCTCGCTCTCGGAGATGAACGGGATCGGTCGACGGACCGCCCGAATCATCGCCAACGAAGCGGGCGTCGACCGAACGGCGACGTTCGGCCGACTCGACGACGACGTCATCGACGAGGTCGTCGAAACCGTAGAGAACTACGCTGACGAAGTCCCGAACTGGCTCAACAACCGCCAGCACGACTTCTACTCCGGTGAGACGAGCCACGAGATCGGGAACGATCTCCAGTTGACCCGGCAGCACGACATCAACCGGATGAAGATGATCGACTCCTACAAGGGATCGCGCCACAAGCGCGGTCAGAAGGTTCGCGGTCAGCGAACCAAGTCCACGGGTCGTACCGAGGGCACCATCGGAGTCAACGTCGAAGAGATCCGCGAAGAACAGGCAGAGGAAGCTGCCGCCGAGGAGGATGACGAATAA
- a CDS encoding DUF58 domain-containing protein encodes MNVRPTLLVLGLAAFTAGVAALFGVLEIALSQSIAVIVGLLAVVIGIRSLLNRGDANRTPTPDPERRTAVPVPGETLAESIGAFRTAKTSYTPTSRRTTDGLRAAAIAALTRFDGRTEEEATQQLEDGTWTDDPVAAAFLSSSIEPPSRSVRDRLAAVASRKSRFYTQVRRAVAAIAAIGYETGDAAARSLPRYDRTDDERDDTDRAARTTTKTVDGVTRTRERSTDYWYGISVVALFAVGIGVVSESPAVVLAGVVGVGYAAFARALEPPELELSVDRQLSDDEPVPGDEVDVTVTITNERDGFVPDLRFVDGVPSGLAVTDGSSRLGTALRPGESVSLEYTATVGRGNHVFDPALAVVRDLSRSTEREYLVGSETTIVCEPELRPVAAPVPLRATATSFSGRLRTTEGGSGTTFHSVREYRKGDPLSRVDWNRHAKTGDLATLEFHEERAARVVVVVDARKAAYLAPESDATHAIDRSVAAAGRIAASLLAEGDTVGLAGLGPVARDDSTESVGDACWLAPASGRHHEVQFAELLATHPQFSASPPADEGRWLWQLRTIRRRLSAETQIVLLTPLCDYVSADVTRRLDAHGHPVTVVSPDPTADETAGERLARVARRVRRFDLQRAGIPVVDWPADESIDDVFARHSAGGRR; translated from the coding sequence GTGAACGTCCGACCGACGCTGCTCGTGCTGGGCCTGGCCGCGTTCACCGCCGGCGTCGCGGCCCTGTTCGGCGTACTCGAGATCGCTCTCTCCCAATCGATCGCTGTCATCGTCGGTCTGCTCGCGGTCGTGATCGGGATCAGGTCGCTTCTCAACCGCGGTGACGCGAACCGCACACCGACGCCGGATCCCGAGCGTCGAACCGCCGTTCCCGTTCCCGGCGAGACGCTGGCCGAATCGATCGGCGCGTTTCGAACGGCCAAGACCAGCTATACGCCCACCAGCCGACGAACGACCGACGGACTGCGGGCGGCAGCGATCGCCGCCCTCACCCGCTTCGACGGCCGCACGGAGGAAGAAGCCACCCAGCAACTCGAGGACGGAACCTGGACCGACGATCCGGTGGCGGCCGCGTTCCTCTCGTCCTCGATCGAGCCCCCATCGCGATCGGTTCGTGACCGACTAGCGGCCGTCGCCAGCCGCAAGAGCCGTTTCTACACCCAGGTTCGACGCGCAGTCGCCGCTATCGCCGCGATCGGGTACGAGACCGGCGACGCCGCAGCGCGGTCCCTGCCGCGGTACGATCGAACTGACGACGAACGCGACGACACCGATCGTGCGGCACGAACCACGACGAAGACCGTCGATGGCGTCACTCGCACGCGGGAGCGCTCGACCGACTACTGGTACGGGATCAGTGTCGTCGCGCTGTTCGCCGTCGGTATCGGCGTCGTCTCCGAATCCCCCGCCGTCGTGCTCGCCGGCGTCGTCGGCGTCGGTTACGCCGCCTTCGCTCGCGCGCTCGAGCCCCCCGAACTCGAGCTTTCGGTCGACCGCCAGTTGAGCGACGACGAACCGGTGCCCGGCGACGAGGTCGACGTCACCGTGACGATCACGAACGAGCGCGACGGGTTCGTCCCCGACCTCCGGTTCGTCGATGGCGTCCCCTCGGGACTGGCAGTCACCGACGGCTCGAGCCGGCTTGGCACCGCGTTGCGGCCCGGCGAGTCGGTCTCCCTCGAGTACACCGCCACCGTCGGGCGCGGCAATCACGTGTTCGACCCCGCGCTCGCGGTCGTGCGCGACCTCTCGCGGTCGACCGAGCGCGAGTACCTGGTCGGCAGCGAGACGACGATCGTCTGCGAACCGGAACTGCGACCGGTCGCGGCGCCCGTCCCGCTACGAGCGACGGCGACCTCCTTCTCGGGCCGGCTCCGGACGACCGAAGGGGGGTCGGGAACGACGTTTCACTCCGTTCGGGAGTACCGCAAGGGCGATCCGCTCTCCAGGGTCGACTGGAACCGCCACGCCAAGACGGGCGACCTCGCGACGCTCGAGTTCCACGAGGAGCGGGCGGCGCGCGTCGTCGTGGTCGTCGACGCGCGGAAGGCGGCCTACCTCGCCCCGGAATCCGACGCCACTCACGCCATCGATCGGTCGGTCGCCGCCGCGGGACGGATCGCCGCCTCGCTGCTCGCCGAGGGCGACACCGTCGGACTCGCCGGGCTCGGCCCGGTCGCCAGGGACGACAGCACGGAATCGGTCGGGGACGCGTGCTGGCTCGCGCCCGCGTCGGGCCGCCACCACGAGGTCCAGTTCGCGGAGTTGCTCGCGACGCATCCGCAGTTCTCGGCGTCGCCGCCTGCTGACGAGGGACGGTGGCTCTGGCAGCTACGAACGATCAGGCGGCGACTCTCGGCGGAGACGCAGATCGTCCTCCTCACGCCGCTCTGTGACTACGTGTCGGCGGACGTCACCCGCCGACTCGACGCGCACGGACACCCGGTCACCGTCGTCAGTCCGGATCCGACGGCCGACGAGACCGCCGGCGAACGGCTGGCTCGCGTCGCCCGCCGCGTTCGACGGTTCGACCTGCAGCGCGCGGGAATCCCGGTCGTCGACTGGCCCGCCGACGAATCGATCGACGACGTGTTCGCCCGCCACTCCGCGGGTGGTCGCCGATGA
- a CDS encoding DUF4129 domain-containing protein: MSRREPFIRLVAAVAGIVAIALAAATVRSPLETGGSGGTGGGGSGSGTGQPPPADPSGSGEIPPFLEYLVYVVVALVAVVVVWYLLANRREAVKLIAIGLIVALVTVVLAYGLVTAGDVVLSSNVSPQEPANESPVVPGDGGEPGSGDDGSSMPTSPLLVVLALLAAVFVGGVLLSRDSGGTDGAVAEPGAAAPTTEEAEAAAVGSAAGRAADRIDEGTAVDNEVYRAWREMTALLEVERPESSTPREFADAAVDAGLERDHVEELTRLFEDVRYGDVETTAAMEERAVSVLRRIETEYARDESESADTGDDRRITDGGGST, encoded by the coding sequence GTGTCACGAAGGGAACCATTCATCCGGCTCGTCGCCGCCGTCGCGGGAATCGTCGCGATCGCGCTGGCAGCGGCGACCGTCCGCTCTCCGCTCGAGACCGGCGGTTCCGGCGGGACCGGCGGTGGTGGTTCCGGCTCCGGTACCGGCCAACCGCCGCCGGCGGATCCCTCTGGGAGCGGCGAGATTCCACCCTTCCTCGAGTACCTCGTCTACGTGGTGGTCGCCCTCGTCGCGGTCGTCGTCGTCTGGTACCTCCTCGCGAATCGGCGAGAGGCGGTGAAACTGATCGCGATCGGCCTGATCGTCGCCCTCGTCACCGTCGTACTGGCGTACGGACTCGTGACCGCGGGCGACGTCGTTCTCTCGTCGAACGTCTCTCCCCAGGAACCGGCCAACGAATCCCCCGTCGTTCCCGGCGACGGTGGTGAACCGGGATCCGGTGACGACGGCAGTTCGATGCCGACCAGTCCGTTGCTCGTGGTTCTGGCGCTGCTCGCCGCCGTCTTCGTCGGCGGAGTGTTGCTCTCACGCGATTCCGGCGGGACCGACGGAGCGGTAGCCGAACCGGGCGCCGCCGCACCGACGACGGAGGAGGCGGAGGCCGCCGCGGTCGGCTCCGCCGCCGGTCGCGCGGCCGATCGAATCGACGAAGGGACCGCCGTCGACAACGAGGTGTATCGCGCCTGGCGGGAGATGACAGCCCTGCTCGAGGTCGAGCGTCCCGAGTCGAGTACGCCGCGCGAGTTCGCCGACGCGGCCGTCGACGCCGGACTCGAGCGCGACCACGTCGAGGAACTCACCCGGCTGTTCGAGGACGTCAGGTACGGCGACGTCGAAACCACGGCAGCGATGGAGGAGCGTGCGGTCTCGGTCCTTCGCCGGATCGAGACCGAGTACGCTCGAGACGAATCGGAGTCGGCCGATACTGGAGACGACCGCAGGATCACCGACGGCGGTGGTTCGACGTGA
- a CDS encoding archease, protein MEYELRDHTADVAVAATGDTLEGVFAAVADGLAAASCEDVPADVGERFSVSVTAESREALLFDFLDELIYLRDVRTALPVDHRVEKIDELDTDGWRLEASAREVPLGAIDAREVKAVTYSEMRLEESNEGWEAYVVFDV, encoded by the coding sequence ATGGAATACGAACTTCGGGATCACACCGCTGACGTCGCCGTCGCGGCGACCGGCGACACGCTCGAGGGAGTCTTCGCGGCGGTAGCCGACGGGCTCGCGGCCGCCTCGTGCGAGGACGTGCCGGCCGACGTCGGCGAGCGGTTCAGCGTCTCGGTCACGGCGGAGAGCCGCGAGGCCCTGCTGTTCGACTTTCTGGACGAACTGATCTACCTGCGGGACGTCCGAACGGCGCTGCCCGTCGACCACCGCGTCGAGAAGATCGACGAACTGGACACCGACGGCTGGCGACTCGAGGCCAGCGCACGCGAGGTCCCGCTCGGAGCGATCGACGCCCGCGAGGTGAAGGCCGTCACCTACTCGGAGATGCGACTCGAGGAGTCCAACGAGGGGTGGGAGGCGTACGTCGTCTTCGACGTCTGA
- a CDS encoding DoxX family protein: protein MLFLAGAGIGSASAHEEYVVDDEYDVSTGEFLADALTDPLVVGPLLAGGLAALVAVVAYRRIRPVPRDVAAFRDAMGEYTGYVPWLLRISFGIPLIGAGFGGYFISPDLEVDLRLLQVALGFLLLFGLGSRIVALLTLGAYLVGVLLWPTLLLQLEFAGGLLAIALVGSGKPSADHVLQRMAGTPGTVYGRFDVVYDYTRRFQDWNAARERYLPTVTRLGLGVTFVYLGLTQKILRPGIALAVVDQYDLAAVVLVSPELWVLGAGLAEIGLGVALIVGLFTRATATTAIAMFSLTLFALPDDPVLAHVGLFGMASVLLITGSGPLGLDGRLTMSNRTVTGDAE, encoded by the coding sequence ATGCTGTTCCTGGCGGGCGCCGGCATCGGATCCGCGAGCGCCCACGAGGAGTACGTCGTCGACGACGAGTACGACGTTTCCACCGGCGAATTTCTTGCGGACGCGCTGACCGATCCGCTGGTCGTCGGGCCGTTGCTCGCGGGTGGATTGGCCGCTCTCGTCGCCGTCGTGGCCTACCGTCGAATCCGGCCCGTTCCGCGGGACGTCGCGGCCTTCAGGGACGCGATGGGCGAATACACCGGGTACGTGCCGTGGCTGTTGCGGATCTCGTTCGGCATTCCACTGATCGGCGCCGGCTTCGGCGGCTACTTCATCAGTCCGGACCTCGAGGTCGACCTTCGTCTCTTGCAGGTCGCACTCGGCTTTCTGTTGCTGTTCGGGCTCGGGTCCCGGATCGTCGCCCTTCTGACTCTCGGCGCGTATCTCGTCGGCGTACTGCTCTGGCCGACGCTCCTGTTGCAACTCGAGTTCGCGGGCGGCCTGCTCGCGATCGCACTCGTCGGCAGCGGCAAGCCGAGCGCCGATCACGTGCTCCAGCGGATGGCCGGCACGCCCGGAACCGTCTACGGACGGTTCGACGTCGTCTACGACTACACGCGCCGTTTTCAGGACTGGAACGCGGCCCGCGAGCGGTATCTGCCGACGGTCACCCGCCTTGGACTCGGCGTCACGTTCGTCTACCTCGGCCTGACCCAGAAAATCCTGCGACCGGGTATCGCGCTCGCGGTGGTCGATCAGTACGATCTGGCCGCCGTCGTTCTCGTCAGCCCGGAGCTGTGGGTGCTGGGTGCGGGACTGGCGGAGATCGGGCTGGGAGTGGCGTTAATCGTCGGCCTGTTCACCCGCGCAACGGCCACGACGGCGATCGCGATGTTTTCGCTCACGCTCTTTGCGCTCCCCGACGACCCCGTGCTCGCTCACGTCGGCCTCTTCGGGATGGCCTCCGTCCTGCTGATAACCGGTAGCGGACCGCTCGGTCTCGACGGCCGACTGACGATGTCGAATCGGACTGTCACCGGAGATGCCGAGTAA
- a CDS encoding RtcB family protein, translating into MTTFDADGVTLERVREYVWEVPQEEGMRVPARILASEALLEEIQEDKTIEQIKNTTHLPGITNYAICMPDGHQGYGFPVGGVGALDAEDGCISPGAVGYDINCGVRMMRTNLTYNELQGREEELVDSLFANIPSGLGGGGIVEAGVDTVDEILARGVDWALEHGHAVEDDLRHCEDEGMREGADPDKVSQKAKDRGKNQIGSLGSGNHFLEVQRVTDVFDDEVGAAFGLEEDQIVVLIHCGSRGLGHQTCNDYLRKIEQQHRGLLDQLPDKELAAAPAGSQLAEDYYGAMNAAINFAWVNRQLIMHRTRKVFERVFDRSWESMEMELLYDVAHNIAKKELHDVDGEKRELYVHRKGATRAFPAGHPEVPKAYRDVGQPVIIPGSMGAGSYVLRGGENSMDLTFGSTAHGAGRLMSRTQAKNEYWGGDVQQELEDQQQIYVKAQSGATVAEEAPGVYKDVDEVVRVSDELGIGDRVARTFPVCNIKG; encoded by the coding sequence ATGACCACCTTCGACGCAGACGGCGTCACGCTCGAGCGCGTTCGCGAGTACGTCTGGGAAGTTCCCCAGGAGGAGGGGATGCGCGTCCCTGCCCGAATCCTCGCAAGCGAGGCGCTACTCGAGGAGATTCAGGAGGACAAGACCATCGAACAGATCAAAAACACGACGCACCTGCCGGGGATCACGAACTACGCGATCTGCATGCCCGACGGTCACCAAGGTTACGGCTTCCCCGTCGGCGGCGTCGGCGCACTCGACGCCGAAGACGGCTGTATCTCGCCGGGTGCGGTCGGCTACGACATCAACTGCGGCGTCCGGATGATGCGGACGAACCTCACCTACAACGAACTCCAGGGTCGCGAGGAGGAACTCGTCGACTCGCTGTTCGCCAACATTCCGTCGGGGCTGGGCGGCGGCGGCATCGTTGAGGCCGGCGTCGACACCGTCGACGAGATTCTGGCTCGAGGGGTCGACTGGGCGCTCGAGCACGGTCACGCCGTCGAGGACGACCTGCGCCACTGCGAGGACGAGGGGATGCGCGAGGGCGCGGATCCCGACAAGGTCAGCCAGAAAGCGAAAGACCGCGGCAAGAACCAGATCGGCTCGCTGGGCTCGGGGAACCACTTCCTCGAGGTTCAGCGCGTCACGGACGTCTTCGACGACGAGGTGGGCGCCGCGTTCGGGCTCGAGGAGGACCAGATCGTCGTCCTGATCCACTGCGGCTCCCGCGGGCTGGGCCACCAGACCTGTAACGACTACCTCCGCAAGATCGAGCAGCAACACCGGGGGCTGCTGGACCAGCTGCCGGACAAGGAACTGGCCGCGGCGCCCGCGGGCTCGCAGCTCGCCGAGGACTACTACGGCGCGATGAACGCGGCGATCAACTTCGCGTGGGTCAACCGCCAGCTGATCATGCACCGCACGCGGAAGGTGTTCGAGCGCGTGTTCGATCGCTCGTGGGAGTCGATGGAGATGGAGCTCCTGTACGACGTGGCCCACAACATCGCGAAGAAAGAGCTTCACGACGTCGACGGGGAAAAACGCGAACTCTACGTCCACCGGAAGGGCGCGACGCGGGCGTTCCCGGCGGGCCACCCCGAGGTTCCGAAGGCGTACCGCGACGTCGGCCAGCCGGTGATCATCCCCGGCAGCATGGGTGCGGGAAGCTACGTGCTGCGCGGCGGCGAGAACTCGATGGATCTCACCTTCGGCTCGACCGCACACGGCGCGGGACGGCTGATGAGTCGGACGCAGGCGAAAAACGAGTACTGGGGCGGTGACGTCCAGCAGGAACTGGAGGACCAACAGCAGATCTACGTGAAGGCCCAGTCGGGCGCGACGGTCGCCGAGGAGGCACCGGGCGTCTACAAGGACGTCGACGAGGTCGTCCGCGTCTCCGACGAACTGGGTATCGGCGACAGGGTCGCGCGGACGTTCCCCGTCTGCAACATCAAGGGGTAG